A genomic segment from Streptomyces antibioticus encodes:
- the eccE gene encoding type VII secretion protein EccE, translating into MRASGTRERSGGRARTQGSSAPRPPAARRAPGSGALQLKARSGQGGAFRLQRLVLWEIAAAVLLVGWAIGPVGMAVAAAVAVVLVVVSVARRRGRSLPEWLATARGLKARRRLAEKLEIPAGTEPGFGPALECDPSLRTYTYNGRDRRPVGIVGDGTFVTAVLQIEADATALRAERDRQPLPLALVHDALDVDGIRLESAQIVLHTQPAPALHLPPQSVAVSNYAPLQEQTGAPAVRITWIALKLDPELCPEAVAVRGGGLLGAQKCVVRAADHLASRLTGAGFRATVLDEEQLTAAVATSACANPLVTAEAGRTGTLERRTEESGRSWRCDNRRHTTYWLRRWPALGGGNGPSLPQFIALVTAVPALATTFSVTLARGERQEVSLSGHVRVTGRSDDELVAARRAVQGAARHTGAGLARLDREQVPGILATLPLGGVR; encoded by the coding sequence GTGAGGGCTTCGGGAACGCGCGAACGCTCCGGCGGCCGGGCGCGGACACAGGGCTCCTCGGCCCCGCGGCCGCCCGCGGCGCGGCGCGCACCGGGATCGGGGGCGCTTCAGCTCAAGGCGCGTTCGGGGCAGGGTGGGGCATTCCGGCTGCAACGCCTCGTCCTGTGGGAGATCGCGGCCGCGGTCCTGCTGGTCGGCTGGGCGATCGGCCCGGTCGGGATGGCGGTGGCGGCCGCCGTCGCCGTCGTGCTGGTCGTGGTGTCGGTGGCCCGCCGCCGGGGCCGCTCGCTGCCCGAATGGCTGGCCACCGCGCGCGGGTTGAAGGCCCGGCGGCGGCTCGCGGAGAAGCTGGAGATACCGGCCGGCACCGAACCGGGCTTCGGACCGGCCCTGGAGTGCGACCCCAGCCTGCGCACCTACACCTACAACGGCCGTGACCGGCGCCCCGTCGGCATCGTCGGGGACGGCACGTTCGTGACGGCCGTCCTCCAGATCGAGGCCGACGCGACCGCGCTGCGTGCCGAGCGGGACCGCCAGCCGCTGCCGCTCGCCCTGGTGCACGACGCGCTCGACGTGGACGGCATCCGCCTGGAGTCCGCCCAGATCGTGCTGCACACCCAGCCCGCGCCCGCGCTGCACCTGCCCCCGCAGTCCGTCGCCGTCTCCAACTACGCGCCGCTCCAGGAGCAGACCGGCGCCCCGGCCGTGCGCATCACCTGGATCGCGCTGAAGCTCGACCCGGAGCTGTGCCCGGAGGCCGTGGCGGTGCGCGGCGGCGGTCTCCTCGGCGCGCAGAAGTGCGTGGTGCGGGCCGCCGACCATCTCGCGAGCCGGCTCACCGGCGCCGGGTTCCGGGCGACCGTCCTCGACGAGGAGCAGCTCACGGCCGCCGTCGCCACCTCGGCCTGTGCCAACCCGCTGGTGACGGCGGAGGCCGGGCGCACCGGCACGCTGGAGCGGCGGACCGAGGAGTCCGGCCGGAGCTGGCGCTGCGACAACCGCCGGCACACCACGTACTGGCTGCGCCGCTGGCCGGCCCTGGGCGGCGGCAACGGCCCTTCGCTCCCCCAGTTCATCGCCCTGGTCACCGCGGTGCCCGCGCTCGCCACCACCTTCAGCGTCACCCTCGCGCGCGGTGAGCGCCAGGAGGTCTCCCTGAGCGGGCACGTGCGCGTGACGGGCCGCAGCGACGACGAACTCGTGGCGGCCCGGCGGGCGGTGCAGGGCGCGGCCCGGCACACCGGCGCGGGTCTCGCCCGGCTCGACCGGGAACAGGTGCCCGGCATCCTGGCCACTCTGCC